The proteins below are encoded in one region of Pongo pygmaeus isolate AG05252 chromosome 20, NHGRI_mPonPyg2-v2.0_pri, whole genome shotgun sequence:
- the THAP8 gene encoding THAP domain-containing protein 8, which yields MPKYCRAPNCSNTAGRLGADNRPVSFYKFPLKDGPRLQAWLRHMGREHWVPSCHQHLCSEHFTPSCFQWRWGVRYLRPDAVPSIFSRAPPAKSQRRTRCTQKPVSPPPPLQENTPLPQVPAIPVSGPVRLVVLGPTSGSPETAATVLLTPLAPAPTPEGSQPEVPVQQAQTGLGAVLGALQHRVQRLQRCQERHQAQLQALERLAQQLHGESLLARARRGLQRLTTAQTLGPEESQTFTIICGGPDIAVVLAQDPAPATVDAKPELLDTQTPSA from the exons ATGCCCAAGTACTGCAGGGCGCCGAACTGCTCCAACACTGCGGGCCGCCTGGGCGCGGACAACCGCCCTGTGAGCTTCTACAA GTTTCCACTGAAGGATGGTCCCCGGCTGCAGGCCTGGCTGCGGCACATGGGCCGTGAGCACTGGGTGCCCAGCTGCCACCAGCACTTGTGCAGCGAGCACTTCACACCCTCCTGCTTCCAGTGGCGCTGGGGTGTGCGCTACCTGCGGCCTGATGCAGTGCCCTCCATCTTCTCCCGGGCACCACCTGCCAAG AGTCAGCGGAGGACCCGATGCACCCAGAAGCCAGTCTCGCCGCCGCCTCCCCTACAGGAGAATACACCCCTGCCCCAGGTCCCTGCCATCCCAGTCTCTGGCCCAGTGCGCCTAGTGGTGCTGGGCCCCACATCGGGGAGCCCCGAGACTGCGGCCACTGTGCTCCTGACCCCCCTGGCCCCTGCGCCAACTCCCGAGGGGTCACAACCTGAAGTCCCTGTCCAACAGGCCCAGaccgggctgggcgcagtgctgGGAGCACTGCAACACCGGGTGCAGAGGCTGCAACGGTGCCAGGAGCGGCACCAGGCACAGCTGCAGGCCCTGGAACGGCTGGCACAGCAGCTGCATGGGGAGAGCCTGCTGGCACGGGCACGCCGGGGTCTGCAGCGCCTG ACAACAGCCCAGACCCTTGGACCTGAGGAATCTCAAACCTTCACCATCAtctgtggagggcctgacatagCTGTGGTCCTTGCCCAGGACCCTGCACCTGCCACAGTGGATGCCAAGCCGGAGCTCCTGGACACTCAGACCCCCAGTGCATAA